CCTCCCTCCCACCATCTCACTATCAGATGGAGAGGAGCCACCCCCTTACCAAGGACCCTGCACACTACAGCTCCGAGATCCAGAGCAACAAATGGAACTAAATCGAGAATCGGTCCGGGCCCCTCCCAACAGAACCATCTTTGACAGTGACTTGATAGATAACTCAGTGTTTGGAGGGCCTTGCCCACCCAGCAGTAACTCTGGGATCAGCGCGACCTGCTACGGAAGCAATGGTAGAATGGAAGGACCACCGCCGACCTACAGCGAAGTGATAGGTCACTATCCGGGATCTACGTTTTTCCAACACCAGCAGAACAACAATGGCATGCCTTCGATACTGGAGGGCAGTAGACTCCACCACTCGCAAATTAATGGCCTTGACAGCACAAACGCATGGAACAAGgataaagagaaacaaaaagggcaccccttttaaaaaaatcaaacatgaaaaGTAAGAACACGCTGCACTTctcattaaaagaaaaagagagcGTTGGGGAAGATGAGCAAAAAATAAGAAGCCCTTCCCCCATCACTCTGTGTATAATATTTACTTGTTATGTCTGGTCTGAATGCACAAGCCAAGAAAGCTTGCAAAAACATTTCTTTATTGAGCTGCATCTAgaagtttaaaaaggaaaaaaaaatcaaccgtAGTCCTTCATTTTTTGTTGTCGTTGTTTCTAGTTCAGCTGTGTGTGTGAATGCTTTTTTTATTTCActtaactttaaagaaaaaaatatttgcacaaaaatgttttgtttaaagatctgcaatatatatataaatatatattaaaaataagagAAACTGTATGTGTGAGGATCAGGAGTATTTTTGTATTAGAAGAGgcctagttaaaaaaaaaagttttgttgttttctgaactaggagaaaaaaatggcaattttttgAGTGCCAACTCAAAAAGTATGTAttacattgtaaaaaaaaaacaaaaacaaaaaacaaaacaaaagaaacagaaaaaatcaAAAGCAGGGGTTTAGAGTTATTTATATAAATGTTGAAATTTTGCactattttttaatataaatatgtcAGTGCTTGTGTTGGTCAAAGCCTCTATCATGTCTACCACAAAACTGTTAAgggatacatttcaaagtgaaTAACAAActagctggaagggggtggaaaatCCTAAAGTTAAAGACACTGTCCTGGAAGGAACATTGCAAGAGAGACTGCATCTTATGCAAATCTTTAATTTCCATGGTCACCCGAGTGTTTCCCATACAATACAGTCTTCTACTGAGCAGTTTAATGATAGTTACTGCTTTATACATTCCCTATAGAACAAGAGGAGTTTGTGTGTTTGCATGTATGTTACCAGTTAGGATTATTGGAGTTAAACAAAAAAAGCTCTCAACACTTCTGAGAATCAAAAACAATGgaagcaaacaaaaaatacttGAATACTtgatttcccccctctcccttttttAGAAACTCTCTagccttttttttattatttttaagggGGAAAGGAATAGACAGTCTGAAGGAAAACAatggctttttgttgttgttgtttttaaatattaaattgaaGGGGTCCATTTTGAGAGAAAGTGAGAGTTATAGAGGTTAACGTGAGTAAATTGGTAACACAACTGAAGTCTGGCTTTTTGGATAGGTTTTTAAATGGGACACTGAAAGATGCTGAACAGTCTGTAGTTTGTTCGTGTCACTTTCATATGATGTTCAACTGCAAAACTTTATTTGGGATAAAAAGAGTGCGGTTATATTGCATAAGTATCTGCAGTCCTAGTATGCTGCCTCTGGTTgttcattgtttttcttttattatgctagagaaagagagagaaaaacaagagATGGAAATTAATCTGCTCCTGTGATGTATTAAATAAAAGCTAACAAAACCATGCTGAATGCTTTAGAAGCAAAACCCTTTACCTCTTCTGACTATTTCTTCATTCAAACAAGCATCATCCCTTGTCCCCAAAGTCAAGGTTCCACCCCCGCTAACCACCTCCTCAGAATCATTGGATGTTTTTAATTTATCTTTGTTTCATAAGCATTTTGTCTTACTATGCTATTGTTTACATTTTTCTATTGTGTAGATATCTGATAGACGTTTTACCCTTGTGGTGAATTTGTATGTGACAGAGTGAAataaggagagaaagaaagaaagagagagaacacatAAGGGAATAACTGTTCTCTCTACCTTGTGTGCAGATATTATTAGCTAGGCTACACTTCTCCATTTGCTGGGAGAGGATATCTACAAATGTGAGGAAGGGTCAGATGGGGGAACCACAAAGAATGACAGTTTTACAAGGAGATGTAACTACATTTTCTGCAGGATGCTAACTAGTAGAGTAACATAAATGAAAGATATAAAGGCAATAACTATAAACTATTGTTAAGCAACTTTTCTATTACTTGAAAACAGACAAACCATGAGAACAGTTTTGAAGTTTTGACCATTTGaacaatatttatatatattttaaagaagatAATGAACAGATGAACTTGAAGTTGATCATTACTTTGTTTtgcttgtgggttttttgttttgttttgtttgtttgttgttttttgttgggtttttttgctgagTAGCAGTCCTTTACCTTTGCAGTATCAATACCTGTTTTTCCACAGCCTTTTGAAATCTTCATAGCTTGATAAGTCACGTCACCTAAATTTTGTTGACCttcaaaacaagaaaacaaaacaaaaaaaaacaaatcatgaaAAGAAACAAATCTAGTTTATCACAAAAGATACAAAACTGATGAATTTATACAAGTTTTTAAAATTTATCTTTCCTTTATGTAACATGTCTATTTAGTGCCTTATTAAAGAAACAGTAACCTTCCCTTTAAAGAGGGAGACAGAAATCTTTGATAGTGTCATGAGTTACTAGGGTCAGTGTCCTGACCTTTAAATTCTTGCATTAAATTTTCCCATTATGTATTTAAAAGGGGTACTGCTTCTTTAAATGCTCCCTTTCACACACTAGACCCAGTTTGATGTGCCTAGCCATGTAAGGTGCTCCCTTTCTGCCATTTGTTTTCATGGACTGTTTGTAAGGTAACTTGAATACATTTATGCACATATCCTACTCCAGTGGGTAGGAAACTGTGGTGGATATTGTAAATGAGATACCAACCAAAAGACAAACTGAAATATAATATCTACTGCCCTCTTGAGCCAAAATGCGTGAATAGTAttgttggtttttctttttttgtttgttttgtttgttctgtAGTCTAACTAGTTTGTTTGCTACAAAAATGGTTACCTCAGCAGGTTTTGGGTGGAGTGTGCATCACATCTAAAACTATATAGTAAATATGGAAGCGTTATGGACTGGAGGTTGTTAAGTAACTGAACTGTCTTGTCATTGCAAAAGGAGAGTTAAAGTGCCCCCCAAAAACCTATAAAAATCATTCAGAAAGATAACTGGCTCTCCGGAAGGGACTGTCTAATGCAGGTTGTCAGGAGAGTGTTCTAAAGAGAATGTTGCAAATAGAGATGGTCAAAATtcagaaaatcccattttaaactttttttaaataaagatgttcACTTTTCCATCCTCCTCCCTGACTTTACTGCAATCACTTCCCAGGTAGAGTATTTTCCTATTTCTTGAATGGAGAAGCTATGACAATATAAACAGGAAGGTTCAAAACATGGAATTTTCAATGGAAAGGAATTCCTCTTTCAACCCAGGTATTGTATGAGGACAAAAAGGATCTAGCTTTTCTTCTGACAAGGTGTCCTTTACTTCCATTACCAGGGATTTAGATAAGAGTATATATGGAAAGATCCTAACCAATCTACAACTTCAACATCACTTAAACCTTTGGGGTGAAATCCAAgctcctctgaagtcaatgacaaaatgtCAGTTGACTTTATTGGAGCCAGCACTTCACTCCAATCATTTTCCCCCTAAATCCTCTTTCTGTTTTGTGTAATCTATgtattttttttaccaaaatacTCAAGATCGTACCCAAACCAATTCCAATATCCTAACAGGGAGTTAGGAATTATGGTCTAATTTTTTTGGCTCAGGGTCCATTTCTATTGAATACTGATGTCCCATATCATCAGCAAGTTAACTAAAGACCAACTGTGCGCACAACAGCTGATGTATTTTCACTCTTGGTTTCTCCCAGCCTTTCTACAGATGAGAATTGTACTTAAACTTGATCATGATCCTACACCCCAGAAGGGAAAGGGAGATTTGCTGTTGATGTCAATGGAAATGAGAGAGGAAGAGCTTGAAGCCCTTTAAGAAGGAGCATCCTTTATattgtttattttcatttaacaaaagcagaaaaaaacaagACATTGCTTATGCTTAGCAACCTCTTGTCCCAATCTGCCTGTTTGCTAGAAGTTTGACATGTTAGCTTTAAAGTCATGTTACCTTTTTTTCTTTGTATCTTATAGTAGGGCAAACTGCATTCTTCAGTAAAGTGCCACCAAAACgtagggcacatctgcacagcagggctaaagtcagaataagctacgcaacttcagctacatcaattgcgtagcttaagtcgaaatagcttatttgggcttttggcgctgcctacacagcaggaagtcgaaggaagaacactcttcctttgacttcccttactcctcatgaaatgaagttacaggagtccgagtaagagATCCTCAAGcttgatgttatttcaaagtaaaggcttgtagtgtagacatgcgtTTTGTTGTTTCGGATTAgcattagttattccgaaataccactgctgtgtagacagcctaaGTGAATTGCAATGTGAATAAGGATTTTTAAATAAGGATGGCAAGGAAGAATGGGTTTTATTTGGTTCAAACACTGGTAAAACTAAGTTCCCTTCACAACCCTTGATTTCAACAGTTGGAATATCAGCTTTACTAATCTAGTGCATTGTTTCCTTAAGTATTTTATAATCCATTTGATCTTAAGTGGGGAAGTAAGGAAAACTGATTGCTTTCTTGGGAAATGACCTTTTTTTGTATGCATATGAATCTATGAAATTGCACTAACGGctatactgaaaaaaaaaagcccaacatTTTTATTAAGGGTTGAAAAACAACTAAATCCAGATGTGTGGCATAAATAATGTTAGTCAAGAACAGAATGAATTTTTATTCTCTTCTGTCAGCTCAGATTTTCTATGTACAACACAAAGctacaaaaaaattttttttccagaaactgTGCTTCAAATTTTTGCTGTACTATAGAAGCTCATGAAGGACGGCATTAAAGTCCTAATTTGCCTGCCTTATAGTCACATTTCATTGTATTGATATTTTCTTAAACTTCCAGTTGCATTGCTTTGGCTTTGAAGTTTGTTATAGGCAGTCCTGTATCCTGAATTCTGTTCCAGTTTAAACTTATGTAAACTATTGACAGCACATGCAATGCAGTACTTATCTATATTTTGCTGTTTTAGTATGAATATGTACGCTGATGCCAATTTACAAGAATCTGTTGTAAACGCTTATTGTGTAACAGTAACCAATAGTGGCAATTATATGTCATTCTAAAAGCTGCAATACTTATACAATAAATTTTACAATACTTTGGAACATTTGTTTTCACCTTTTGCTTTCTTAGCCAAATTCAGAATTTGCCAACATAATGTACTTTTAAATGCACTTCCCAAACTTTTGAAACATTGGGGAAAAATACGTCCTCAGCTCTGTATTTGTATGTAGGGGAATTAGTCAGTAACTAACATTCTTACTGGGCTAAAATGATAAGCCAGCATATGTGTTTGACACTGTGGTTTTCAAATTAAGCTGTAGTCTGCTCCTGATGTATTTGCATGCTAAATGTTGCTTTTGTTTTGTGTGCTTGCATGCACatgggtgtgtctgtgtgcaaGGTGTTGTTCTCCTCGGAATATGCAGCTTTAATTGCAAAAGAAGCATTCCTGTTTTGCATTATGACACCAATATATA
The genomic region above belongs to Pelodiscus sinensis isolate JC-2024 chromosome 18, ASM4963464v1, whole genome shotgun sequence and contains:
- the PMEPA1 gene encoding protein TMEPAI isoform X3; this translates as MMVMVVVITCLLNHYKLSARSFINRHSQGRRRDENLSSEGSLWPSESTVSGSGVTEQQIYTPRPADRLAVPSFLQRDRFNRFQPTYPYMQHEIDLPPTISLSDGEEPPPYQGPCTLQLRDPEQQMELNRESVRAPPNRTIFDSDLIDNSVFGGPCPPSSNSGISATCYGSNGRMEGPPPTYSEVIGHYPGSTFFQHQQNNNGMPSILEGSRLHHSQINGLDSTNAWNKDKEKQKGHPF
- the PMEPA1 gene encoding protein TMEPAI isoform X2, with the protein product MYNLMGVNSTAVAIQPNVSCTCNCKRSLFPSMEITELEFVQIIIIVVVMMVMVVVITCLLNHYKLSARSFINRHSQGRRRDENLSSEGSLWPSESTVSGSGVTEQIYTPRPADRLAVPSFLQRDRFNRFQPTYPYMQHEIDLPPTISLSDGEEPPPYQGPCTLQLRDPEQQMELNRESVRAPPNRTIFDSDLIDNSVFGGPCPPSSNSGISATCYGSNGRMEGPPPTYSEVIGHYPGSTFFQHQQNNNGMPSILEGSRLHHSQINGLDSTNAWNKDKEKQKGHPF
- the PMEPA1 gene encoding protein TMEPAI isoform X1; amino-acid sequence: MYNLMGVNSTAVAIQPNVSCTCNCKRSLFPSMEITELEFVQIIIIVVVMMVMVVVITCLLNHYKLSARSFINRHSQGRRRDENLSSEGSLWPSESTVSGSGVTEQQIYTPRPADRLAVPSFLQRDRFNRFQPTYPYMQHEIDLPPTISLSDGEEPPPYQGPCTLQLRDPEQQMELNRESVRAPPNRTIFDSDLIDNSVFGGPCPPSSNSGISATCYGSNGRMEGPPPTYSEVIGHYPGSTFFQHQQNNNGMPSILEGSRLHHSQINGLDSTNAWNKDKEKQKGHPF